In Crassostrea angulata isolate pt1a10 chromosome 6, ASM2561291v2, whole genome shotgun sequence, a genomic segment contains:
- the LOC128190268 gene encoding uncharacterized protein LOC128190268 — MMKKMGEYLKTILLLVLRTPLVAGNPTNKAVCKRDTDGSTSVTVLVAVTFPMTIIMFFMLTWYKGDSDTLFNLNWASKAPFLWIAVISQTWFLAIVLKNQKFWMKENLKWKRNRSAVIQLAFLWTFGIAMILQSCLEIVAMGQCIRNVHSVAFGYTGRLFSSTAKTAYLLFQLVFLSCNFGKYFIKNTIYINFTLGGLLFANGVIWLEYVSERSAHLFMYENNTVLNQTLLCYYHSMAHQTIKTIHSYIVPVTAEYILVATLFLVNMFPKQKNTKYSLENSHNYSEENESGQNMENIKNMGYLITVFVHVPLFVLAVLARFVYAHNTDNILALWETLATIQKLFMLILNFVGFSFLEPRKFRSWKLSFDDYILLCCMVAKLVRVFPVTLSILNCKMNHRTLLLSNNVIYLLQIFYFTIYILMSNRQMCVHNRHRSRVSTVIQSVFFVIMTGRWGIESFILSEQGTDIITDKKICVFNDKREWTMIQYVVAPFSVFYEFFSAMILYRSLH, encoded by the exons atga TGAAAAAGATGGGAGAGTACTTGAAGACAATTCTTCTTCTGGTACTACGTACACCATTGGTTGCTGGCAATCCCACAAACAAGGCGGTTTGTAAGCGAGACACAGACGGAAGCACTTCGGTGACAGTGCTGGTAGCAGTCACCTTTCCTATGactataattatgtttttcatGCTAACATGGTACAAAGGAGATAGTGACACATTGTTTAACCTGAATTGGGCCAGCAAAGCACCGTTCCTGTGGATTGCTGTCATTAGTCAGACTTGGTTCTTAgcaattgtattaaaaaatcagAAGTTCTGGATGAAAGAAAACTTAAAATGGAAGAGAAATCGATCCGCTGTCATTCAGTTAGCATTTTTATGGACATTTGGAATAGCAATGATCCTCCAAAGTTGTTTAGAAATCGTCGCCATGGGACAATGCATTAGAAATGTTCATAGTGTCGCTTTTGGTTACACTGGACGACTTTTTTCATCAACTGCAAAAACTGCATACTTACTATTCCAACTAGTGTTCCTGTCGTGCAATTTTGGAAAGTACTTCATAAAAAACACAATATATATTAACTTCACATTGGGTGGTTTGCTGTTTGCTAATGGAGTAATTTGGTTGGAATATGTGTCTGAGAGGTCGGCGCACTTGTTTATGTATGAGAACAATACAGTGCTTAATCAAACATTGCTGTGCTACTACCATTCCATGGCACACCAAACTATCAAGACCATACATTCTTACATTGTTCCTGTAACAGCAGAATATATTTTAGTAGCCACATTGTTTCTAGTTAATATGTTTCCAAAGCAAAAGAATACTAAATATTCTTTAGAAAACAGTCATAACTATAGTGAGGAGAATGAATCTGGACAGAatatggaaaatataaaaaatatgggATACTTGATTACTGTTTTTGTCCATGTTCCTCTGTTCGTTTTAGCCGTATTGGCTCGTTTTGTATATGCGCATAATACAGATAATATCCTTGCTTTGTGGGAGACCTTAGCTACAATACAAAAGCTcttcatgttgattttaaattttgttgggTTTTCTTTCCTTGAACCCCGAAAATTTCGATCTTGGAAATTGTCTTTCGATGATTATATACTCCTGTGTTGTATGGTTGCAAAGCTAGTTCGTGTATTTCCTGTCACTCTTTCTATTTTGAACTGTAAAATGAATCACAGAACTTTACTTTTATCCAATAATGTGATATATCTTcttcaaatattttactttacaaTTTATATCCTTATGTCTAACCGCCAGATGTGCGTACATAACAGGCATAGATCTCGAGTTTCAACAGTTATTCAGTCTGTGTTTTTTGTAATTATGACCGGTAGGTGGGGAATAGAATCGTTTATTCTGTCAGAACAAGGTACTGATATTATAACAGATAAGAAAATTTGTGTATTTAATGATAAACGAGAATGGACTATGATCCAATACGTGGTAGCACCATTTAGTGTATTTTACGAATTTTTCTCTGCCATGATTTTGTACAGGTCACTACATTAA